Part of the Streptomyces sp. NBC_01264 genome, CGGCGGCGGCACCGCCATCGGCACCTGGCTGCGGCTGGCCGACGGACTGCTGCGCGGATCCACCGCGGCGATCCGCCACGGGATCCTGCTCACCGACGGCCGCAACGAGCACGAGGACCCGGCCGTGCTGCGCGCCACGCTCGACGCCTGCGCGGGCCGTTTCACCTGTGACGCCCGCGGCGTGGGGACCGACTGGGAGGTCAAGGAGGTCACCGGCATCGCGAACGCGCTGCTCGGCACGGCCGACATCGTGGCCGACCCGGCCCGGCTGAGCGCCGACTTCACGCACATGATGGAGGAGGTCATGGGCAAGGAAGTGGCGGACGTCTCGCTGCGCCTGTGGACCCCGGTCGGCACGGAGGTCATGTACGTCAAGCAGGTCGCCCCCGCCGTGCAGGACCTGACCGGCCGCCGTACGGAGGCGTCCCCGCGCGCCGGGGACTACCCGACGGGTTCCTGGGGCGACGAGTCCCGCGAGTACCACGTGTGCGTACGGGTCCCGGGCGCGGCCGTCGGCCAGGAGATGCTGGCCGCCCGCGCCGCCCTCGTCATGCCGGGAGCCCCCGGCGAGGACCCGGCCGTGCTCGCCCAGGGCCTGGTCAGGGCCGTCTGGACGGACGATCTCGCCGCGTCCACCGCCATCAACCCCCAGGTGGCCCACTACACCGGCCAGGCCGAGCTCGCACAGGCCATCCAGCAGGGCCTGGAGGCCCGCAAACTGGGGGACGTCGGTGGTGCCACGGCCAAGCTCGGCCGGGCCGTGCAGCTGGCGAGTTCCTCGGGCAACGCCGACACCGCCAAGCTGCTGGCCAAGGTGGTGGATGTCGTCGATGCGGCGGCGGGTACTGTGCGACTGAAGGCAAAGGTCGCCGACGCGGACGAGATGACACTAGAAACGCGTTCCACTCAAACCGTTCGAGTGCGAAAATCTTGACGTGAAGCGTGACGCTCTGATCGTGACCTGATCAGACGCGAAGAAGAAGAACCTGCCTCTATGACGCAGGAAGAAGGAGGAAGCGCCGCGATGCCGACCTGCCCGAACGGGCACCAGTCCGCCTCCGACGACTGGTGCGAGGTCTGCGGCCACCGCATGGCTGCCCCTACGGGCACCCCCGCGGCGCCCTCCTACGGCTACGGCTTCCCTCCCACCGGCGAGCCGACCGCCCAGGCCGAGCTCTGCCCGCAGTGCCGGACCCCGCGCGAGGCCATGGCCCCGTTCTGCGAGGAGTGCCGGTACAACTTCCTGACCCGTACGGCGACCTCGTACACCCCGGTCTCCCCGGACCTGCCCCCGCCGCCGCCGCCGTCCCCGGGCCCGCCCGCGGCACCGCCGGCGTACTCGCAGGACCACTTCGACTACCAGGGCTCGCGGCCCTCCCGGGTCAACCGCCCGGCCGAGCCGCTGCAGCGCGAGGACGACTGGATGCTGCCGCCCCCGGCGCGCCAGGACTTCCAGCAGCCCCCGTACCAGCAGCAGCCGCCGCCCCCGCAGCAGCACCAGCAGCCGGGCCAGGGCCAGCAGCAGGGGCACCAGCCTCCGCCGCCGTACCAGCAGCAGCCGTCCCGGACCGGGCAGTACCAGCCGCCGCAGCCGCCGCAGCACCAGCAGCACCACCAGCAGCAGGCGC contains:
- a CDS encoding vWA domain-containing protein, giving the protein MANFAKPSAPRFSVEVYQNEFLAEGARDVHAIVTVTSTGGATATRTSVAPGGAAVVIMVDCSGSMEYPPDKMRGAREATAAAVDTLRDGTAFAVIAGTHVAKEVFPRRGLLAVADATTRAQAKEALRGLSSGGGTAIGTWLRLADGLLRGSTAAIRHGILLTDGRNEHEDPAVLRATLDACAGRFTCDARGVGTDWEVKEVTGIANALLGTADIVADPARLSADFTHMMEEVMGKEVADVSLRLWTPVGTEVMYVKQVAPAVQDLTGRRTEASPRAGDYPTGSWGDESREYHVCVRVPGAAVGQEMLAARAALVMPGAPGEDPAVLAQGLVRAVWTDDLAASTAINPQVAHYTGQAELAQAIQQGLEARKLGDVGGATAKLGRAVQLASSSGNADTAKLLAKVVDVVDAAAGTVRLKAKVADADEMTLETRSTQTVRVRKS
- a CDS encoding FHA domain-containing protein, which codes for MTQEEGGSAAMPTCPNGHQSASDDWCEVCGHRMAAPTGTPAAPSYGYGFPPTGEPTAQAELCPQCRTPREAMAPFCEECRYNFLTRTATSYTPVSPDLPPPPPPSPGPPAAPPAYSQDHFDYQGSRPSRVNRPAEPLQREDDWMLPPPARQDFQQPPYQQQPPPPQQHQQPGQGQQQGHQPPPPYQQQPSRTGQYQPPQPPQHQQHHQQQAPQAHPPYQQQPYQQPGRSWSATIGPDRSYFMAMMHRSGPEAAGLDLPAYSPEQHLPLSGGQITIGRRRASTGESPDIDLSVPPEDPGVSHQHAVLVQQPDGSWAVVDQNSTNGTTINGGEESIQPYVPVPLADGDRVHVGAWTTITVRRG